A window of Diospyros lotus cultivar Yz01 chromosome 14, ASM1463336v1, whole genome shotgun sequence contains these coding sequences:
- the LOC127789599 gene encoding pentatricopeptide repeat-containing protein At4g02750, which yields MRFAHRVRLLHDSCFRSRRTTELFSNALEPQTRKPKSPRSGKAASVRPTKHSSSSSSISDSEIVRWNIAICSHMRNGRCESALRLFNSMPRRSSVSWNSMISGYLSNGRFDLARKMFEKMPERDLVSWNVMISGCVRNRNLGDALLLFNQMPEKDIVSWNAILSGYAQSGYVEEARMTFEKMPNKNSISWNGLLAAYVQNGRMEEAHHLFESKSYWEVVSWNCLMGGYVRKKRLGDARQLFDRMPLRDKVSWNTMISGYAQDGQLLEAQRLFDESPIRDVFTWTAMVSGYVQNGMIDEASKIFDEMPEKNSVSWNSMIAGYSQCSRMDMASELFDAMPCRSVSSWNTMITGYAQNGEIDQARNLFDRMPSRDSISWAAIIAGFAHSGYSEEALHLFVEMMRDGEKLNRSSFTCVLSTCADIAALELGMQLHGRLVKAGFENGCYVGNALLAMYCKCGSIDEAYDVFKGISEKDVVSWNTIIAGYARHGFGKEALEVFESMKAVGCKPDDVTMVGVLSACSHTGLVDTGTKYFYSMYQDYGLTANSKHYTCMIDLLGRAGRLDDAQNLMNNMPFEPDAATWGALLGASRIHGNTQLGEEAAQMIFKMEPDNAGMYVLLSNLYAASGRWGDVRKMRLKMRDTGIRKVPGYSWVEAQNKIHTFSVGDSTHPDTGRIYAFLEELDFRMKQDGYVCSTKFVLHDVDEEEKEHMLKYHSEKLAVAFGILNIPTGRPIRVIKNLRVCDDCHTAIKHISKIVGRLIILRDSNRFHHFNGGTCSCGDYW from the exons ATGCGCTTTGCACATCGTGTGAGGCTGCTCCACGATAGCTGCTTCCGATCCCGGCGAACGACTGAACTCTTTAGCAACGCTCTCGAACCACAAACCAGAAAGCCCAAGTCACCTCGATCGGGAAAAGCAGCCTCGGTACGACCAACTAAgcattcatcatcttcatcttccatttCAGACTCCGAGATAGTGAGGTGGAACATAGCCATCTGCAGCCACATGCGCAATGGCCGATGCGAATCCGCTCTCCGCCTCTTCAACTCCATGCCTCGTCGGAGTTCGGTTTCTTGGAACTCCATGATATCTGGGTATTTGTCGAACGGAAGGTTCGACCTTGCACGAAAGATGTTCGAGAAAATGCCCGAAAGAGACTTGGTCTCGTGGAATGTGATGATTAGTGGTTGCGTTAGGAATAGAAATCTTGGGGATGCCCTGTTGTTGTTTAATCAAATGCCTGAGAAGGATATTGTTTCTTGGAATGCTATCTTATCGGGTTATGCACAGAGTGGGTATGTTGAGGAGGCAAGGATGACTTTTGAGAAAATGCCTAACAAAAACTCTATCTCGTGGAATGGGCTATTAGCTGCGTATGTGCAGAATGGGCGAATGGAAGAGGCCCATCACTTGTTTGAATCAAAGTCATACTGGGAGGTGGTTTCTTGGAATTGTTTGATGGGTGGATATGTAAGGAAGAAGAGGTTAGGTGATGCCAGACAGCTTTTTGACAGGATGCCCCTTAGAGATAAAGTCTCGTGGAATACTATGATTTCTGGTTATGCCCAAGATGGACAACTGTTAGAGGCACAGAGATTGTTTGATGAATCTCCTATTCGTGATGTATTTACATGGACTGCAATGGTCTCTGGGTATGTGCAAAATGGTATGATAGACGAAGCTAGCAAAATTTTTGATGAAATGCCAGAAAAGAATTCTgtttcatggaattcaatgaTTGCAGGATATTCACAATGCAGTAGAATGGACATGGCTAGTGAACTTTTTGACGCAATGCCTTGTCGGAGTGTAAGTTCTTGGAATACGATGATTACTGGCTATGCTCAAAATGGTGAGATTGATCAAGCTAGGAATTTATTTGATAGAATGCCGTCACGTGATAGCATTTCTTGGGCAGCAATAATTGCAGGATTTGCTCATAGCGGTTACAGCGAGGAGGCTTTGCACCTCTTTGTAGAGATGATGAGAGATGGGGAAAAGTTGAATAGGTCATCCTTTACTTGTGTGTTAAGCACATGTGCTGACATTGCTGCTTTGGAGTTGGGGATGCAGTTGCACGGTCGGCTTGTTAAGGCAGGTTTTGAGAATGGGTGCTACGTGGGGAATGCACTTCTTGCAATGTATTGCAAATGTGGAAGCATAGATGAAGCATACGACGTTTTTAAGGGTATTTCAGAGAAGGATGTTGTCTCATGGAACACAATAATTGCTGGTTATGCAAGGCATGGATTTGGCAAAGAAGCTCTTGAGGTTTTTGAATCAATGAAGGCTGTGGGTTGCAAACCTGATGATGTCACAATG GTTGGTGTATTGTCTGCGTGTAGCCATACCGGCTTAGTGGACACaggcacaaaatatttttactctatGTATCAGGATTATGGCCTAACTGCAAATTCAAAGCACTATACCTGCATGATAGATCTACTTGGTCGAGCAGGACGCCTAGATGATGCCCAAAATCTAATGAATAACATGCCATTTGAACCTGATGCTGCAACATGGGGTGCTCTCCTTGGTGCAAGCAGGATTCATGGTAACACTCAATTGGGAGAGGAGGCTGCTCAAATGATTTTCAAGATGGAGCCTGATAATGCCGGAATGTATGTTCTTCTCTCAAATTTATATGCAGCTTCAGGTAGGTGGGGTGATGTTCGTAAAATGAGGCTGAAAATGAGGGATACAGGAATAAGAAAAGTTCCTGGATATAGTTGGGTTGAAGCTCAAAACAAGATTCATACATTTTCTGTTGGGGATTCAACACACCCGGATACAGGTAGGATATATGCTTTTCTAGAAGAGTTAGATTTTCGGATGAAGCAGGATGGCTATGTTTGTTCTACAAAATTCGTGTTACATGATGTGGATGAGGAGGAAAAGGAGCACATGCTCAAGTATCATAGTGAAAAGTTAGCAGTTGCTTTCGGTATCTTGAATATACCCACTGGACGACCAATCCGTGTGATAAAGAACTTGCGGGTGTGTGACGATTGCCACACCGCAATTAAACACATATCTAAGATTGTAGGAAGGCTGATAATCCTAAGAGATTCGAATCGATTTCACCACTTCAATGGTGGAACATGTTCTTGTGGAGATTACTGGTAA
- the LOC127789736 gene encoding uncharacterized protein LOC127789736 translates to MSVSVLPHSYPVFCNLLKGLCDSVLFSDFRRARASSASCHSELLRLERVLGGFVAAWRNRPRWVASLGEDGPTLLVFPPPVLVMRKDGTEFDAKRQNVRNWSKYY, encoded by the exons ATGTCTGTCTCTGTCCTCCCTCATTCCTATCCCGTTTTCTGCAATCTACTGAAGGGTCTCTGCGATTCTGTCCTTTTCTCTGATTTCCGGCGAGCCCGTGCATCTTCTGCATCGTGCCACAGCGAGCTCCTCCGACTGGAGAGGGTGCTCGGTGGCTTCGTCGCTGCCTGGAGGAACCGGCCGCGGTGGGTCGCTTCGCTTGGGGAGGACGGTCCGACGCTGTTGGTATTTCCTCCACCAGTTCTg GTCATGCGGAAGGATGGAACGgaatttgatgccaaaagacAAAATGTTCGAAATTGGTCAAAATATTACTGA